Part of the Streptomyces showdoensis genome, GAGCCAGCCGGTGTAGGCGACGACGTCGCCGGGCTGGGCTCCGCCGCGGGTGACCGGGTCCTGGTTGCGCAGGTCGCCGAGGGCGGTGATGGAGACCATGATCGTGTCGCCGCGGACGACGTCCCCGCCGACCACGGCCGCGCCGGCCACCTGGCACTCGTCGCGCAGGCCGTCCATGAGCTCGGTGGGCCAGGTGACGGGGAGTTCGGCGGGGACGACCAGGCCGAGCAGGAGCGCGGTGGGCACGGCGCCCATGGCCGCGATGTCGGCGAGGTTCTGGGCCGCGGCCTTGCGGCCGACGTCGTAGGCCGTCGACCAGTCGCGGCGGAAGTGACGTCCTTCGAGCAGGATGTCCGTGCTGGCCACCACCCGCCGGTCGGGGGCGGAGACGACCGCGGCGTCGTCGCCGGGTCCGATCCGTACCGCCGGGGTGGCGGTGAGCCGGGAGGTGAGCTCCTTGATCAGCCCGAACTCGCCCAGCTCTCCGACTGTGCCCTTCACCGCGTCTCACCTCGTGTCGTCGTGCCGGCCGCCGCGCCGCTCCGCCGCGCCTCGCGCTGCGGGTCGCGGGCCGTCACCGTGCCGGATACCGTCAAGTAGACCGTCAACTTCTTACGTGCGTACGCCACACTGCGAGCGCCTCGGGGCGCGCAGGTCTCCCCGCGGCGCGAGGCGACGCGGTACCGTGGCGTCTCTTTCTCCCACAAGATCCTCGTGGCCGCCCTGGAGGTTCCGTGGTACAGGCGTACATCCTTATTCAGACCGAGGTGGGCAAGGCGTCGACCGTCGCCGAGACCATCGCCAAGATCCCGGGGGTGATCCAGGCCGAGGACGTGACCGGTCCGTACGACGTGATCGTGCGGGCGGAGGCCGACACCGTGGACGCGCTGGGCCGCATGGTGGTCGCCAAGGTCCAGCAAGTGGAAGGCATCACGCGCACCCTCACCTGCCCGGTCGTGCATATCTAGCCCCCGTCTACCCTAGGCCGGTGATGTCTTCCCACCGGCCCTTCGGCCTGCCCGCTTCCGCCGCCGCGGCCGTGCTGCTGCTGGCCGTCGCGGGCTGTTCCTCTCCGGGCGCGAAGGCGTCGGTCCCGGTTCCCAGTCCGCCGGCGGCCGAGGCCGCCGTCTGCCGTTCGCTCGCGAAGGAGCTGCCCGGCACCGTGGCGGGTCTGGAGCGCTCCGGCACCGAGCCGGACTCCGAACTGACCGCCGCGTGGGGGGATGCGGCGATCGTACTGCGCTGCGGGGTCCCCCGGCCCG contains:
- a CDS encoding DUF3515 domain-containing protein encodes the protein MSSHRPFGLPASAAAAVLLLAVAGCSSPGAKASVPVPSPPAAEAAVCRSLAKELPGTVAGLERSGTEPDSELTAAWGDAAIVLRCGVPRPEKMNDPQAHGIDADGVNWLFERLENGGPRFTTTYRKAYVEVTLDERYAHDVGPLVDLAAPVKKAVPPSL
- a CDS encoding thiamine-phosphate kinase, translated to MKGTVGELGEFGLIKELTSRLTATPAVRIGPGDDAAVVSAPDRRVVASTDILLEGRHFRRDWSTAYDVGRKAAAQNLADIAAMGAVPTALLLGLVVPAELPVTWPTELMDGLRDECQVAGAAVVGGDVVRGDTIMVSITALGDLRNQDPVTRGGAQPGDVVAYTGWLGWSAAGYAVLSRGFRSPRAFVEAHRRPEPPYHAGPAAAGLGATAMCDVSDGLIADLGHIAEASKVRIDLRSGLIDIPTQMNDIGQAVGVDPLQWVLTGGEDHAIVATFPPDVKLPARWKVIGEVLNPSALPQVTVDGAPWHSKGGWDHFGETE
- a CDS encoding Lrp/AsnC family transcriptional regulator, whose amino-acid sequence is MVQAYILIQTEVGKASTVAETIAKIPGVIQAEDVTGPYDVIVRAEADTVDALGRMVVAKVQQVEGITRTLTCPVVHI